A single Callithrix jacchus isolate 240 chromosome 4, calJac240_pri, whole genome shotgun sequence DNA region contains:
- the FBXO30 gene encoding F-box only protein 30 isoform X3 — translation MEEELQHSHCVNCVSRRCMTRPEPGISCDLIGCPLVCGAVFHSCKADEHRLLCPFERVPCLNSDFGCPFTMARNKVAEHLEMCPASVVCCTMEWNRWPVSYADRKSYENLSRDVDEVAQLDMALALQDQRMLLESLKVATMMSKGTDKVSKPREQISVKSSVPEIPHANGLVSVDEESYGALYQATVETTRSLAAALDILNTATRDIGILNTSVSASPNEMDEEQNARESLQDQNLKDQDHLYEEEIGAVGGIDHNDTSQNARSERNGSSDLLCDLNTSSCDTSALCNGFPLKNICPQVIDQNHNLHGDSKQSNLTNGACVASDGASKPSSSLVVAAQLREVIPSNALLNGTVQHILIPDDEDEGELCWKKVDLGDLKNMDVLSFSSAPSFNFLSNSCWSKPKEDKAVDTSDLEVAEDPMGLQGIDLITAALLFCLGDSPGGRGISDSRMVDVYHIDFGTQTFSLPSAILATNTMVGEIASASACDHANPQLSNPSPFQTLGLDLVLECVARYQPKQRSMFTFVCGQLFRRKEFSSHFKNVHGDIHAGLNGWMEQRCPLAYYGCTYSQRRFCPSIQGAKIIHDRHLRSFGVQPCVSTVLVEPARNCVLGLHSDHLSSLPFEVLQHIAGFLDGFSLCQLSCVSKLMRDVCGSLLQSRGMVILQWGKRKYPEGNSSWQIKEKVWRFSTAFCSVNEWRFADILSMADHLKKCSYNVVEKREEAIPLPCMCVTRELTKEGRSLRSVLKPVL, via the coding sequence ATGGAGGAAGAGCTGCAGCATTCACATTGTGTGAATTGTGTCAGTAGACGGTGTATGACCAGACCAGAGCCTGGGATTTCCTGTGATTTGATTGGTTGTCCATTGGTTTGTGGTGCCGTTTTCCACTCTTGTAAAGCCGATGAGCATCGACTTTTATGTCCATTTGAACGAGTGCCTTGCTTAAATAGTGACTTTGGATGTCCATTTACCATGGCCCGAAATAAAGTTGCTGAACATCTAGAAATGTGTCCTGCAAGTGTGGTGTGCTGTACTATGGAATGGAACCGATGGCCAGTTAGTTATGCAGACCGAAAATCATATGAAAATCTAAGCAGAGATGTTGATGAAGTGGCACAGTTAGATATGGCCTTGGCTCTTCAAGACCAAAGAATGCTCTTAGAATCTCTCAAAGTAGCCACGATGATGTCAAAAGGAACTGATAAAGTTTCCAAACCTAGAGAACAAATCTCAGTTAAATCAAGTGTTCCAGAAATACCACATGCTAATGGTTTGGTGTCTGTTGATGAAGAATCTTATGGTGCACTCTATCAAGCTACTGTAGAAACAACCAGAAGTTTGGCTGCTGCTTTGGATATCCTGAATACTGCTACAAGAGACATTGGCATTTTAAATACAAGTGTCTCTGCTTCCCCAAATGAAATGGATGAAGAGCAAAATGCAAGAGAAAGCTTACAGGATCAAAACTTGAAAGACCAGGATCATCTTTATGAGGAGGAGATAGGAGCAGTGGGTGGAATTGACCACAATGACACAAGTCAGAATGCCCGGTCTGAACGAAATGGTTCAAGTGATTTATTATGTGACCTGAATACAAGTTCTTGTGACACTTCTGCTCTTTGTAATGGctttcctttgaaaaatatatgtCCGCAGGTCATAGACCAGAATCATAATTTACATGGTGATTCAAAACAAAGTAACTTAACAAATGGAGCCTGTGTGGCATCAGATGGCGCTTCAAAACCTTCCAGCTCACTTGTGGTAGCAGCACAACTTAGGGAAGTAATACCATCCAATGCTTTGCTTAATGGCACAGTTCAGCATATCCTTATAcctgatgatgaggatgaaggtgAATTGTGTTGGAAAAAAGTAGACTTAGGGGACTTGAAGAATATGGATGTCttatctttcagttctgctccttcattcaattttctttctaattcatgTTGGTCTAAACCAAAGGAAGATAAAGCAGTAGATACATCAGATTTGGAAGTTGCAGAAGATCCCATGGGCCTCCAAGGAATAGATCTGATCACAGCAGCATTGCTATTTTGTCTAGGAGATTCTCCAGGAGGGAGGGGTATATCTGATAGCCGCATGGTTGATGTTTATCACATTGACTTTGGGACCCAGACTTTTTCACTTCCATCTGCAATATTAGCTACAAATACAATGGTTGGGGAAATAGCTTCAGCCTCAGCTTGTGATCATGCCAATCCACAGCTTTCAAATCCAAGTCCATTTCAGACACTTGGGCTGGATTTAGTATTGGAATGTGTCGCTAGATACCAACCCAAGCAGCGTTCAATGTTTACCTTTGTGTGTGGACAGTTATTTAGAAGGAAagaattttcttctcattttaagaATGTGCATGGTGATATTCATGCTGGACTCAATGGCTGGATGGAACAGAGGTGCCCTTTAGCATACTATGGTTGTACCTATTCTCAGCGTAGATTTTGTCCATCAATACAAGGAGCGAAGATTATCCATGACCGCCATCTGAGGTCATTTGGAGTTCAGCCATGTGTATCTACAGTATTAGTAGAGCCTGCTAGAAACTGTGTATTGGGATTACATAGTGACCATCTAAGTAGTCTTCCCTTTGAGGTCTTGCAGCATATTGCAGGCTTTCTTGATGGCTTCAGTTTATGCCAGCTCTCATGTGTATCCAAGTTAATGAGGGATGTGTGTGGCAGCCTGCTTCAGTCTCGTGGCATGGTCATACTGCAGTGGGGGAAAAGGAAGTATCCAGAAGGAAATTCATCATGGCAGATAAAAGAAAAG
- the FBXO30 gene encoding F-box only protein 30 isoform X2 — translation MDSTMKAGLAIMEEELQHSHCVNCVSRRCMTRPEPGISCDLIGCPLVCGAVFHSCKADEHRLLCPFERVPCLNSDFGCPFTMARNKVAEHLEMCPASVVCCTMEWNRWPVSYADRKSYENLSRDVDEVAQLDMALALQDQRMLLESLKVATMMSKGTDKVSKPREQISVKSSVPEIPHANGLVSVDEESYGALYQATVETTRSLAAALDILNTATRDIGILNTSVSASPNEMDEEQNARESLQDQNLKDQDHLYEEEIGAVGGIDHNDTSQNARSERNGSSDLLCDLNTSSCDTSALCNGFPLKNICPQVIDQNHNLHGDSKQSNLTNGACVASDGASKPSSSLVVAAQLREVIPSNALLNGTVQHILIPDDEDEGELCWKKVDLGDLKNMDVLSFSSAPSFNFLSNSCWSKPKEDKAVDTSDLEVAEDPMGLQGIDLITAALLFCLGDSPGGRGISDSRMVDVYHIDFGTQTFSLPSAILATNTMVGEIASASACDHANPQLSNPSPFQTLGLDLVLECVARYQPKQRSMFTFVCGQLFRRKEFSSHFKNVHGDIHAGLNGWMEQRCPLAYYGCTYSQRRFCPSIQGAKIIHDRHLRSFGVQPCVSTVLVEPARNCVLGLHSDHLSSLPFEVLQHIAGFLDGFSLCQLSCVSKLMRDVCGSLLQSRGMVILQWGKRKYPEGNSSWQIKEKVWRFSTAFCSVNEWRFADILSMADHLKKCSYNVVEKREEAIPLPCMCVTRELTKEGRSLRSVLKPVL, via the exons ATGGACAGTACAATGAA AGCTGGACTGGCCATTATGGAGGAAGAGCTGCAGCATTCACATTGTGTGAATTGTGTCAGTAGACGGTGTATGACCAGACCAGAGCCTGGGATTTCCTGTGATTTGATTGGTTGTCCATTGGTTTGTGGTGCCGTTTTCCACTCTTGTAAAGCCGATGAGCATCGACTTTTATGTCCATTTGAACGAGTGCCTTGCTTAAATAGTGACTTTGGATGTCCATTTACCATGGCCCGAAATAAAGTTGCTGAACATCTAGAAATGTGTCCTGCAAGTGTGGTGTGCTGTACTATGGAATGGAACCGATGGCCAGTTAGTTATGCAGACCGAAAATCATATGAAAATCTAAGCAGAGATGTTGATGAAGTGGCACAGTTAGATATGGCCTTGGCTCTTCAAGACCAAAGAATGCTCTTAGAATCTCTCAAAGTAGCCACGATGATGTCAAAAGGAACTGATAAAGTTTCCAAACCTAGAGAACAAATCTCAGTTAAATCAAGTGTTCCAGAAATACCACATGCTAATGGTTTGGTGTCTGTTGATGAAGAATCTTATGGTGCACTCTATCAAGCTACTGTAGAAACAACCAGAAGTTTGGCTGCTGCTTTGGATATCCTGAATACTGCTACAAGAGACATTGGCATTTTAAATACAAGTGTCTCTGCTTCCCCAAATGAAATGGATGAAGAGCAAAATGCAAGAGAAAGCTTACAGGATCAAAACTTGAAAGACCAGGATCATCTTTATGAGGAGGAGATAGGAGCAGTGGGTGGAATTGACCACAATGACACAAGTCAGAATGCCCGGTCTGAACGAAATGGTTCAAGTGATTTATTATGTGACCTGAATACAAGTTCTTGTGACACTTCTGCTCTTTGTAATGGctttcctttgaaaaatatatgtCCGCAGGTCATAGACCAGAATCATAATTTACATGGTGATTCAAAACAAAGTAACTTAACAAATGGAGCCTGTGTGGCATCAGATGGCGCTTCAAAACCTTCCAGCTCACTTGTGGTAGCAGCACAACTTAGGGAAGTAATACCATCCAATGCTTTGCTTAATGGCACAGTTCAGCATATCCTTATAcctgatgatgaggatgaaggtgAATTGTGTTGGAAAAAAGTAGACTTAGGGGACTTGAAGAATATGGATGTCttatctttcagttctgctccttcattcaattttctttctaattcatgTTGGTCTAAACCAAAGGAAGATAAAGCAGTAGATACATCAGATTTGGAAGTTGCAGAAGATCCCATGGGCCTCCAAGGAATAGATCTGATCACAGCAGCATTGCTATTTTGTCTAGGAGATTCTCCAGGAGGGAGGGGTATATCTGATAGCCGCATGGTTGATGTTTATCACATTGACTTTGGGACCCAGACTTTTTCACTTCCATCTGCAATATTAGCTACAAATACAATGGTTGGGGAAATAGCTTCAGCCTCAGCTTGTGATCATGCCAATCCACAGCTTTCAAATCCAAGTCCATTTCAGACACTTGGGCTGGATTTAGTATTGGAATGTGTCGCTAGATACCAACCCAAGCAGCGTTCAATGTTTACCTTTGTGTGTGGACAGTTATTTAGAAGGAAagaattttcttctcattttaagaATGTGCATGGTGATATTCATGCTGGACTCAATGGCTGGATGGAACAGAGGTGCCCTTTAGCATACTATGGTTGTACCTATTCTCAGCGTAGATTTTGTCCATCAATACAAGGAGCGAAGATTATCCATGACCGCCATCTGAGGTCATTTGGAGTTCAGCCATGTGTATCTACAGTATTAGTAGAGCCTGCTAGAAACTGTGTATTGGGATTACATAGTGACCATCTAAGTAGTCTTCCCTTTGAGGTCTTGCAGCATATTGCAGGCTTTCTTGATGGCTTCAGTTTATGCCAGCTCTCATGTGTATCCAAGTTAATGAGGGATGTGTGTGGCAGCCTGCTTCAGTCTCGTGGCATGGTCATACTGCAGTGGGGGAAAAGGAAGTATCCAGAAGGAAATTCATCATGGCAGATAAAAGAAAAG